The following nucleotide sequence is from Desulfobacterales bacterium.
CGAATTTGTTCACGGCCGGTTGCGGGTGGGTGAAGCCATGTCTTCGCCTTTAATAAAAAAAGTGCGCGCCTATCAAAATTCTGAAAAACTGACCATTATTGACGCCCCGCCGGGGACTTCATGCCCGGTAATCGCAGCGATGAGAGAGAGTAATCTTGTGCTCCTGGTCACCGAGCCCACGCCTTTTGGTCTTTACGACTTAAAATTGGCGGTTGGCGCGGCTGAGATGCTCAGAATCCCTCTGGGATTGGTCATCAATCGAGCGGATCTGGGAGATGACAGGGTCAAAGAATATGCCCAAGCAATGAATTTGCCGATATTATTGGAAATCCCTTTTGATCGTGACATTGCCGAGGCCTATTCAAGAGGAAAGATGATCGTGGACATAATGCCGCAGTGGAAAAACCGCTTTTTAGAGCTCCACGACAAAATCAGGCATCTTTCCAATAACCGAACACCAAACACGAAACATTAAACACCAAATACCAAACATGAAAGAACTCATTGTCATCAGCGGAAAAGGCGGCACCGGTAAAACCAGCTTTGTTGCTGGATTTGCATCATTGGCCGAAAACAAGGTTCTGTGTGATGCTGATGTGGATGCTGCAGACCTGCATTTGATTTTGAACCCGCTGGTTTCTGCCCGGGCGGATTTTAAATCGGGTCACACGGCGGCCATTGATAAAAACACTTGCGACCAATGCGGTCTGTGCAGGGATATTTGCCAGTTTGGTGCCATCGATGAAAATTTTAACATCAACCCCATTGATTGCGAGGGTTGCGGCGTGTGTGTCTATTTTTGCCCGCAAAAGGCAATTGATTTTCCGGAAAATACCTGTGGTGAATGGTATGTTTCCGGGACGCGCTTTGGCCCCCTGGTGCATGCCCGCCTCGGAATTGCTGAGGAGAATTCCGGCAAATTGGTGACACTCGTGCGACAGGAATCCAAAAGACTGGCAGAAATGAAAGAGATTGGCCTAATTCTAACAGATGGCCCGCCCGGTGTGGGCTGTCCAGTCATCGCCTCGATCGGCGGTGCCAGCGCCGTGCTGATTGTGGCTGAACCGACCCTTTCAGGCATTCACGATATGCAGCGGGTCATCGAACTGGCAAATCATTTCAAAGTCCCGGGTATGGTGTGCGTGAATAAATACGACCTTAATTTGGATCTGACTGGCGATATTGAAAATTTTGCTCGCGGGGAAGGCCTGGCCTGCCTGGGAAGGATACCGTTTGATCCAATATTTACCAAGGCCATGGTTCAAGGCCAATCCATTTTTGAATACCAAAAAAATTCAAACGCCGCCCAGGCTTTAACGATAATCTGGAACAGCTTATCAAAAATACTCAACATCTAATAATTAAAGCAGGAGGATATTGACTATGAAAATTGCCATACCATTGGCCAATGGAAAATTAACTGTCCATTTTGGGCATTGCCAGGAATTTGCACTTGTAGAGGTTGAAGGCGAACAAATCAGAAAACAGGAAACGCTTGTTCCTCCGCCGCACGAGCCCGGAGTGCTGCCGAATTGGCTGCACCAGCTGGGCGCCGACGTGATCATTGCCGGCGGCATGGGGCAACGCGCTGTTGGCCTTTTGGGCGACAAAGGTATCAAAGTGATTACCGGTGCACCTGAGCTGCCGCCGGAGAAACTCGTTCAAAGCTACCTGGACAACACGCTGATGACCGGTATTAATGCCTGTGACCATTAGTGAAGAACAAACAAAGGGTTGGCGACAGATCGCCAACCCTTTTTGGTTTTAATGGTGCCGGGGGCGGGAATCGAACCCGCATGGACGTAAAGTCCGCTGGATTTTGAGTCCAGTGCGTCTACCAGTTTCACCACCCCGGCAATCGGAGCTTATATAGGCAACTTGAAGGTAGTTGTCAATACTTCGGTTTGGGATCTGCTTTACAGATTGGATTGAATCTTATTTTTATTTATCTGACAGGATTTACAGGATTTTGAGGATATATTTCTTAGTCGCCCTCCAGACGAGAGCGACTAAACTCAATCCGCTTTCAGCGGAAAAAAACCTTCGGCCATGCAATTTAAGCTTAAAATGGGCTCCTTAGTATTAAAACACCATCTTTGATGGCAAAAGCTCGGTGAAACTCGCCGCAGGCGATAGGGTTTGGCCGTTCTCTTCCGGAGAACGGCCAAAAGAAATCCTGATAATCCTGTAAATCCTGTCTAAAAGCCTTCTACGAGTCGTGTGAGCATTTATTTTTTAGTTGACGCCTACCTTTGAGAGAGGCAATACCGGATTTCTTCAGCAGAAACCTGCCCTTCGCGGAGGATTTGTGGTGGGTTCTGGGTGATGTCGATGACCGTGGATCCGACACCGCCTTTGAGCATGCCGCCATCCAGAATCAGATCCACCTGCCCGGCGATGGGGTCGTCCAGATCTTCGACCCGGTGACATCCCGGACGTCCCGATATATTTGCACTGGTGCCGGTAAGCGCCGTGCTGCTCTGACTGGTTAGCGCATATGCCACCGGATGCCCGGGCAGACGCACTCCGATTTTACCGCTGCCGGCGGTTAATTGCTGCGACAGGCTTTTGCGGGCTTCAAAGACCAGGGTCAGCCGGCCGGGCCAAAATGCCTGCATCAGAACATCGGCGACCGGCGGAATGCTCGCCGCCAGCTCGTCAAGCCGCTGTTTGGAATCAATCAACGTCAGGATCGGATTGTCGGCCGGGCGCTGTTTGATAAGAGATACCCGCTTGACCGCGCTGGCATCAAAGGCGTTAGCGCCCAACCCGTAAAGGCAGCGGGTGGGAAACACCACCACCCCACCCTGCTGAATCACATCAGCCGCCTCTTCGATAATTGCAGGCTCGGGCTTTTCGGAATTGATCCTTCGAATGTTTGATGGATTCATAGAGTGGATTGATTTTTTTATTAACCGCAGACCCACGCAGACGGACGCTGACCTTTTTGCCGGTCGACTCGCCCGGCAAAAAACACGTCAATCGCTGCGCGATAATTTTTTAATGTATCTTTTGAATTTAGGTGGTCACTTTAAAATATCGCGGTTATTTGCTCCCATATAATAAAACCTGTTTGCCCGCAGGGTATGCAGGTTTTCCTCCCGACAGGTCGTCGGGAGGAAAGAATACTGTCTGCGATTGCCTGCGTGAGTCTGCGGTTAAAATCGCTTCCCCAAATTCCTGTCTAAGAAATTCTACAAGGATTCTTCGAGTTTTTTGGCTTTTTGCTCGACTTTGATGGCCATGTCCTGCTTAAAAGCCTCGAACCGGGCAGCCAGATCGTCATCTGCCAGGGCAAGGATCTGTACAGCCAGTATGCCGGCATTTCTGGCGCCGGGTTTTCCGATGGCCATGGTCGCTACCGGGATACCGGGCGGCATTTGCACCGTGGCCAGTAGAGCATCCAGCCCCTGCAGGCAGGAAGAATCAATAGGGACACCGATGATCGGAAGGCTGGTGTGGGCGGCCATGGCGCCGGCCAGATGGGCGGCATGCCCAGCACCGGCAATGATCACTTTGATACCCCGCTCGCGGGCGGTCGTCGCCCAATTGGCAGCCCGTTGCGGGCTGCGGTGGGCGGATGCCACCGTCATTTCAAATGCCACGCCGAATTCCTGCAAGATGTCCGAGGCTGCTTTCATCACTTCCAGGTCAGAATCGCTTCCCATGACAATGCCAACTTGTGGTTTAGTTTGCGCGCTCAATTTTCCTCCTTCTTTGAATTTAAAGATAGCATGAATTTTCTCTCGCAAAGGCGCAAAGGCGCTAAGCACTTATTGCATTTTTATTTTTTTTCTTTGCGATCTTCGCGTCTTTGCGTGAGTTTTAAACATCTATACTTTTCCCTGCTAATTTTTCCAGCACAGCCATTTTTTTCTGATCCAGCTCCGGCCTGCTGATCTGGGCCCCTCTGATACCGCCGTTTAATGCGATCTCCGACAGATAACAGGTGTCGTTTTCCAAAACCATCAGATCAAGGTGGGCATACGGAAAATTTCCGCGCTGCATGATCGTGCGGCAAAACGCTTTTTGATGTGCTTTTAACGCATACACTGAACTGGTACCGCCCTGCGTTATGTTTACCCTGAAGTTGTGGGGATTATGGCGCGTATAGGCTTCAACATAATCTTCCACGAT
It contains:
- a CDS encoding ATP-binding protein → MIVSIASGKGGTGKTTVATNLAQSLGARVQLLDCDVEEPNAHLFINPTFDETETVYLPVPKIVDDRCTYCGKCAEICQFNAIAVVNQTVLVFSELCHSCGGCQQVCPEGAIQAGRRELGVIQRGRSNRIEFVHGRLRVGEAMSSPLIKKVRAYQNSEKLTIIDAPPGTSCPVIAAMRESNLVLLVTEPTPFGLYDLKLAVGAAEMLRIPLGLVINRADLGDDRVKEYAQAMNLPILLEIPFDRDIAEAYSRGKMIVDIMPQWKNRFLELHDKIRHLSNNRTPNTKH
- a CDS encoding 4Fe-4S binding protein, with the protein product MKELIVISGKGGTGKTSFVAGFASLAENKVLCDADVDAADLHLILNPLVSARADFKSGHTAAIDKNTCDQCGLCRDICQFGAIDENFNINPIDCEGCGVCVYFCPQKAIDFPENTCGEWYVSGTRFGPLVHARLGIAEENSGKLVTLVRQESKRLAEMKEIGLILTDGPPGVGCPVIASIGGASAVLIVAEPTLSGIHDMQRVIELANHFKVPGMVCVNKYDLNLDLTGDIENFARGEGLACLGRIPFDPIFTKAMVQGQSIFEYQKNSNAAQALTIIWNSLSKILNI
- a CDS encoding NifB/NifX family molybdenum-iron cluster-binding protein — its product is MKIAIPLANGKLTVHFGHCQEFALVEVEGEQIRKQETLVPPPHEPGVLPNWLHQLGADVIIAGGMGQRAVGLLGDKGIKVITGAPELPPEKLVQSYLDNTLMTGINACDH
- a CDS encoding L-threonylcarbamoyladenylate synthase, encoding MNPSNIRRINSEKPEPAIIEEAADVIQQGGVVVFPTRCLYGLGANAFDASAVKRVSLIKQRPADNPILTLIDSKQRLDELAASIPPVADVLMQAFWPGRLTLVFEARKSLSQQLTAGSGKIGVRLPGHPVAYALTSQSSTALTGTSANISGRPGCHRVEDLDDPIAGQVDLILDGGMLKGGVGSTVIDITQNPPQILREGQVSAEEIRYCLSQR